A single Pseudomonas sp. HN11 DNA region contains:
- a CDS encoding mandelate racemase/muconate lactonizing enzyme family protein has product MKVVALETHIVAVPPPHIGGMYWLFVKLKTDCGIEGVGEIYAATFGPKAMLPIIEDVFERYLLNHDPHHIERFFRQAYSSGFTQRPDLTMMGVVSGLEMACWDIIGKAANKPVYELLGGKVNERLRSYTYLYPVNSQGEYDYDDPDLAAECAIENMNKGFTAVKFDPAGPYTAYSGHQISLEVLERCETFCRKIREAVGDKCDLLFGTHGQMVPSSAIRLARRLEKYDPLWFEEPVPPGQEDAMAQVAAKTSIPIATGERLTTKYEFFKLLQAGGASILQMNVARCGGLLEAKKIASMAEAYYAQIAPHLYNGPIGAAASFQLATCTPNFLIQESIMTWGGFHAEVLTKPLQWEDGYIIPSTEPGLGVELNMDVVRKHTPYTGSRLHLQMAPTPADVKDTSPAKG; this is encoded by the coding sequence ATGAAAGTCGTCGCCCTTGAAACCCATATCGTTGCCGTCCCACCGCCGCACATCGGTGGCATGTACTGGCTGTTCGTCAAACTCAAGACCGATTGCGGCATTGAAGGCGTTGGCGAGATCTATGCCGCGACCTTCGGCCCCAAGGCCATGCTGCCGATCATCGAAGACGTGTTCGAGCGCTACCTGCTCAATCACGACCCGCACCATATCGAGCGCTTCTTCCGCCAGGCCTATTCCAGCGGTTTCACCCAGCGCCCGGACCTGACCATGATGGGTGTGGTCAGTGGTCTGGAAATGGCCTGCTGGGACATCATCGGCAAGGCCGCGAACAAACCGGTCTACGAGTTGCTCGGCGGCAAGGTCAACGAGCGACTGCGTTCCTACACCTACCTGTACCCGGTCAACAGCCAGGGCGAGTACGACTACGACGACCCGGACCTGGCCGCCGAGTGTGCTATCGAGAACATGAACAAAGGCTTCACCGCCGTGAAGTTCGACCCGGCCGGCCCGTACACCGCGTACTCCGGCCACCAGATCTCCCTTGAGGTGCTGGAACGCTGCGAAACCTTCTGCCGCAAGATCCGCGAAGCGGTGGGCGACAAGTGCGATCTGCTGTTCGGCACGCACGGGCAGATGGTGCCGTCGTCGGCGATCCGCCTGGCCAGGCGCCTGGAAAAATACGACCCGCTGTGGTTCGAGGAACCCGTACCACCCGGCCAGGAAGACGCTATGGCCCAGGTCGCGGCCAAGACCAGCATCCCGATTGCCACCGGCGAGCGCCTGACCACCAAGTATGAGTTCTTCAAGCTGCTGCAGGCCGGCGGGGCGTCGATCCTGCAGATGAACGTAGCGCGCTGCGGCGGGCTATTGGAGGCGAAGAAAATCGCGAGCATGGCCGAGGCCTACTACGCGCAGATCGCGCCGCACCTGTACAACGGGCCGATTGGCGCGGCGGCGAGCTTCCAGCTGGCCACCTGTACACCGAACTTCCTGATCCAGGAAAGCATCATGACCTGGGGCGGTTTCCATGCCGAAGTACTGACCAAACCGCTGCAATGGGAGGACGGCTACATCATCCCGTCCACCGAACCCGGCCTGGGCGTGGAACTGAACATGGACGTGGTGCGCAAGCACACGCCCTACACCGGTTCACGCCTGCACCTGCAAATGGCGCCGACCCCGGCTGACGTAAAAGACACTTCGCCCGCCAAGGGCTAA
- a CDS encoding MFS transporter, translating into MSKPASVAQVSVAVPAANDTASRYFQLMLLVLAAGAIYPILYLRQVYQTTMLEVFQINHSELGYLYSMLGTIFLLSYLPSGWLADRLPPRFLIFFSLVATGALGLWYSTVPSMTGLMIIFGCWGLTTGLTFWASVLKRVKMIAHQSEQGRFFGILDGGRGLVEALLATVALGLFAYATETRSQTAAEGFKQVVYLYSFVCIAIGCVLVLLKDPKSMAETAAVEKGTFNLIADLTTLVKIPELWLVTAIVFCGYHMFWATYSFSDYLQGSGMTAVMAGTITTIKLWMRPIGGIGGGWLGDKFSNISVLIVALALVTLAMVGLILFPAFNSLGLLIGTVIFIGLMTYAIRGLYWAILDSCDIPLRITGLAIGIVSVVGYLPDTFIPLINGYLTDTYPGKAGYNLYFGYIAFVGVLGTLAALTLRARINRKKFNQTGA; encoded by the coding sequence ATGTCCAAGCCTGCATCCGTTGCCCAGGTTTCCGTTGCCGTGCCCGCGGCTAACGACACCGCCAGTCGCTACTTCCAATTGATGTTGCTGGTACTGGCCGCAGGGGCGATCTACCCGATCCTTTACCTGCGCCAGGTCTATCAGACCACCATGCTCGAAGTGTTCCAGATCAACCACAGTGAGTTGGGCTATCTGTATTCCATGCTCGGCACGATATTCCTGCTCAGTTATTTGCCCAGCGGATGGCTGGCCGACCGTTTGCCGCCGCGCTTCCTGATCTTCTTCTCGCTGGTTGCCACTGGCGCGTTAGGCCTGTGGTATTCCACCGTGCCTTCGATGACCGGCCTGATGATCATCTTCGGCTGCTGGGGGCTCACCACCGGCCTGACATTCTGGGCCTCGGTGCTCAAGCGTGTGAAAATGATTGCCCATCAGAGCGAGCAAGGTCGGTTCTTCGGCATCCTCGATGGTGGTCGCGGGCTGGTCGAGGCGCTGTTGGCCACCGTCGCCCTGGGCCTGTTCGCCTATGCCACCGAGACCCGTAGCCAAACGGCGGCCGAGGGCTTCAAGCAGGTGGTCTACCTGTATTCCTTTGTGTGCATCGCCATCGGCTGCGTGCTGGTGCTGCTCAAGGACCCCAAGTCCATGGCCGAGACCGCAGCGGTGGAGAAGGGCACGTTCAACCTGATCGCCGACCTGACCACCCTGGTGAAAATTCCCGAGCTGTGGCTGGTGACCGCCATCGTGTTCTGCGGTTACCACATGTTCTGGGCCACCTACAGTTTCTCCGACTACCTGCAAGGCAGCGGCATGACTGCGGTGATGGCCGGTACCATCACCACCATCAAGCTGTGGATGCGCCCCATCGGTGGCATCGGCGGCGGCTGGCTGGGGGACAAGTTCTCCAACATCTCTGTATTGATCGTCGCGTTGGCGCTGGTGACCCTGGCAATGGTCGGGCTGATCCTGTTCCCAGCCTTCAACAGCCTGGGCCTGCTGATCGGCACGGTGATTTTTATCGGCCTGATGACGTATGCGATCCGTGGCCTCTACTGGGCGATCCTCGACAGCTGCGACATCCCGCTGCGTATCACCGGCCTGGCCATCGGCATCGTCTCGGTGGTGGGTTATCTGCCGGACACCTTTATCCCGTTGATCAACGGCTACCTGACCGACACCTACCCAGGCAAGGCGGGTTACAACCTGTACTTCGGCTACATCGCCTTTGTCGGTGTGCTCGGCACCCTTGCGGCCTTGACCCTGCGCGCCCGAATCAACCGTAAAAAATTCAACCAGACAGGTGCCTGA
- the aldA gene encoding aldehyde dehydrogenase, which translates to MQLERNFFNGHFVEPASDALIAVYNPATEALVGHVSAATADEAIAAVDAAAIAQKAWGKLTSIERAEHLRAFADALDSCAEAIGTALASESGKSVSDASNEARYAAQITRYHAEWARRIEGEIIPSDTPDENLFLQREPIGVVACLIPFNYPVYTLLRKIAPALIAGNTVVVRPSNNTPLSAFEIAKAVVKAGIPAGVINILTMDHATAASVCTHKAVGLITLTGSVNAGRMVLDYCKTNIAKPSLELGGKTPAIIEADANLEHAASAIVASKTTHCGQLCTAVERVYVHESVYAPFLALLKSKIGAVKFGDRAIDANLMGPLVNASAQKSIHAMVERAVAAGAVLEVGGVLPEGPGHFYPPTLLSGCRQDMEIIREEIFGPVLPVLKYRDIDEALAMANDHQFGLSSVLYTENYRTAMKVANAIEAGELYVNRTPADPYQGFHAGWKRSGLGGDDGKHGMLEFTQTRLVVMKY; encoded by the coding sequence ATGCAACTCGAGCGCAATTTTTTCAACGGTCACTTTGTCGAACCTGCCAGTGATGCACTGATCGCCGTCTACAACCCGGCCACCGAAGCCCTGGTCGGCCACGTCAGTGCTGCCACCGCCGATGAGGCGATTGCTGCCGTCGACGCCGCCGCGATCGCCCAGAAAGCCTGGGGCAAACTCACCAGTATCGAACGCGCCGAACACCTGCGCGCCTTTGCCGATGCCCTGGACAGCTGCGCTGAAGCGATCGGCACGGCGCTGGCCAGCGAGTCCGGCAAGAGCGTCAGCGACGCCAGCAACGAAGCGCGCTACGCGGCGCAGATCACTCGTTACCACGCGGAATGGGCTCGCCGGATCGAAGGTGAGATCATCCCCAGCGATACCCCGGATGAAAACCTGTTCCTGCAACGCGAGCCGATCGGCGTCGTGGCTTGCCTGATCCCGTTCAACTACCCGGTCTACACCCTGCTGCGCAAGATCGCCCCGGCGCTGATCGCGGGCAATACCGTGGTGGTGCGGCCGAGCAACAACACACCGCTGTCGGCGTTTGAAATCGCCAAGGCCGTGGTCAAGGCCGGGATTCCGGCGGGCGTCATCAATATCCTGACCATGGACCACGCCACTGCCGCCAGCGTCTGCACCCACAAGGCCGTTGGCCTGATTACCCTCACCGGTAGCGTGAATGCCGGGCGCATGGTGCTGGATTACTGCAAGACCAACATCGCCAAGCCCTCTCTTGAACTGGGCGGCAAGACCCCGGCGATCATCGAGGCTGACGCCAACCTGGAACACGCGGCCAGCGCCATCGTCGCGTCCAAGACCACCCATTGCGGCCAGCTGTGTACGGCGGTGGAGCGCGTGTATGTGCACGAAAGCGTCTACGCGCCGTTCCTCGCCTTGCTGAAAAGCAAAATCGGCGCAGTGAAGTTCGGCGACCGGGCAATCGATGCCAACCTGATGGGCCCCCTGGTCAACGCCAGCGCGCAAAAGAGTATTCACGCCATGGTCGAGCGCGCCGTCGCCGCCGGTGCTGTACTGGAAGTGGGCGGCGTATTGCCAGAAGGCCCCGGCCATTTCTACCCGCCAACCCTGCTCAGCGGCTGCCGCCAGGACATGGAAATCATCAGGGAAGAAATCTTCGGCCCGGTGCTGCCGGTGCTCAAGTACCGCGACATCGATGAAGCACTGGCCATGGCCAACGACCACCAGTTCGGTCTGTCGTCGGTGCTCTACACCGAGAACTACCGAACGGCGATGAAAGTGGCAAATGCCATCGAAGCCGGCGAGTTGTACGTCAATCGCACACCGGCGGACCCGTACCAGGGCTTCCACGCCGGCTGGAAACGCTCAGGGCTGGGCGGCGATGACGGTAAGCACGGGATGCTTGAGTTCACCCAGACCCGCTTGGTGGTCATGAAGTATTAG
- a CDS encoding mechanosensitive ion channel domain-containing protein — MPSFIADHPMLCALALIFIDIAVWRLISVNLANWKLAARLAIFAVYSAVLFNDGMNPMQVAPYADNTALHLAATALQIGWWLFAARTLTVLLGAVMMQRVGHTGRLLQDLVGAVIFLIAIIAAMAYVLELPVKGVLATSGAVAIIVGLALQSTLSDVFSGIVLNTTKPYQIDDWISIDGTEGRVTDIDWRATRLQTSQGSLAVIPNSLAAKAKIINFSRPADMFGLAVSLQVSPHARPQTVIEALERAMQGCRPLLGKPAPSVAFKTSASGGVEYEISGFVPAMALKREVRNQLYDLAFRHLQAAGVGLLSATESSAPPAMSAARALLERSSIFSTLRQEEKDTFSQNMTLHTYRAGEMILPAGEVSDHLFIVESGVISVMLTKGGHKFEAGRMGPGEVIGEAGILSDQAALADFSAKTFCTLYRIEKEYLKPCLDARHDISEAMKTLLDFRLHAAQALTQEVPVVPVKKGFLQWLRQRGL, encoded by the coding sequence ATGCCCTCATTTATCGCTGATCACCCGATGCTGTGCGCCCTGGCGCTGATCTTTATCGACATCGCCGTGTGGCGCCTTATTTCCGTCAACCTCGCCAACTGGAAGCTGGCGGCGCGGTTGGCGATCTTTGCCGTGTACAGCGCCGTGCTGTTCAACGACGGCATGAACCCCATGCAAGTGGCCCCCTATGCGGACAACACCGCCTTGCACCTGGCGGCCACGGCCCTGCAGATCGGCTGGTGGCTGTTTGCGGCGCGCACGCTGACGGTGTTGCTCGGTGCGGTGATGATGCAGAGGGTGGGCCACACCGGGCGCCTGTTGCAGGACCTGGTGGGCGCCGTGATTTTCCTGATCGCGATCATCGCGGCCATGGCCTATGTGCTCGAGCTGCCGGTCAAAGGCGTGCTTGCCACCTCCGGCGCGGTGGCGATCATTGTCGGCCTGGCGTTGCAAAGCACGCTGAGCGATGTGTTTTCCGGGATCGTGCTCAACACCACCAAGCCGTATCAGATCGATGACTGGATCTCCATCGACGGCACTGAAGGCCGGGTGACCGACATCGACTGGCGCGCCACGCGCCTGCAAACCTCCCAGGGCAGCCTGGCGGTGATCCCCAACTCCCTGGCGGCCAAGGCCAAGATCATCAACTTCTCGCGCCCGGCGGACATGTTCGGCCTGGCGGTCAGCCTGCAGGTCAGCCCCCACGCGCGCCCGCAAACCGTGATCGAGGCGCTGGAGCGGGCGATGCAGGGGTGTCGGCCACTGCTGGGCAAGCCGGCGCCGAGCGTGGCGTTCAAGACCTCGGCCAGTGGCGGCGTCGAGTATGAAATCAGCGGTTTCGTGCCGGCCATGGCCCTCAAGCGCGAAGTGCGCAACCAGCTTTACGACTTGGCCTTCCGTCACCTGCAAGCGGCAGGCGTCGGCTTACTGTCGGCCACGGAGAGCAGCGCGCCCCCGGCGATGTCCGCCGCACGTGCGTTGCTGGAGCGCTCGTCGATTTTCTCCACCCTGCGCCAGGAAGAGAAAGACACCTTCAGCCAGAACATGACCCTGCACACCTACCGCGCCGGCGAGATGATCTTGCCCGCAGGGGAGGTCAGCGACCATTTGTTTATCGTCGAATCCGGCGTGATCTCGGTGATGCTGACCAAGGGCGGGCACAAGTTCGAAGCCGGGCGCATGGGGCCTGGGGAGGTGATCGGCGAGGCGGGGATCCTGTCGGATCAGGCGGCGCTGGCGGATTTCTCGGCCAAGACCTTTTGCACCCTGTACCGTATCGAGAAGGAATACTTGAAGCCGTGCCTGGATGCGCGGCACGACATCAGCGAAGCCATGAAAACCCTGCTGGATTTCCGCCTGCACGCCGCGCAGGCCTTGACCCAGGAGGTGCCAGTGGTGCCGGTGAAGAAAGGCTTTCTGCAGTGGCTACGCCAGCGCGGCCTCTGA
- a CDS encoding pirin family protein codes for MKKLIGIYTSPRAHWVGDGFPVRTLFSYDTMGKHISPFLLLDHAGPADFTPTEQRRGVGQHPHRGFETVTIVYDGEVEHRDSTGAGGTIGPGDVQWMTAAKGILHEEFHSEAFARSGGALEMVQLWVNLPAKDKMADAGYQTIVDGDIPVLPLANDAGQLRLIAGEFAGTRGPARTFTPIDVWDLRLSPGKPVTLDLHERRNTALVILRGTVLVNGEEVARQGQLALFERDGSQLTLESNDDAKVLLLSGEPIDEPIVGHGPFVMNTEQEIHQAFADFQSGKFGQMQS; via the coding sequence ATGAAAAAGCTTATCGGCATCTACACCAGCCCCCGTGCCCATTGGGTCGGCGATGGTTTCCCGGTGCGCACGCTGTTTTCCTACGACACCATGGGCAAGCACATCAGCCCATTCCTGCTACTGGACCACGCCGGCCCGGCAGATTTCACCCCGACCGAACAACGTCGCGGCGTCGGCCAACACCCCCATCGCGGCTTTGAGACCGTGACTATCGTCTACGACGGCGAAGTCGAACACCGCGATTCCACCGGCGCCGGCGGCACAATCGGCCCCGGCGACGTGCAATGGATGACCGCCGCCAAAGGCATCCTCCACGAAGAGTTCCACTCCGAAGCCTTCGCCCGCAGTGGCGGGGCGCTGGAGATGGTGCAACTGTGGGTCAACCTGCCGGCCAAGGACAAAATGGCCGATGCCGGTTACCAGACGATTGTGGATGGCGATATTCCGGTACTGCCCCTGGCCAATGACGCCGGGCAGCTGCGCCTGATTGCCGGTGAGTTTGCCGGCACTCGAGGGCCGGCGCGTACCTTTACGCCGATTGACGTGTGGGACCTGCGCCTCAGCCCTGGCAAGCCCGTCACCCTGGACCTGCACGAAAGGCGCAACACCGCCCTGGTGATCCTGCGCGGTACGGTGCTGGTCAATGGCGAGGAAGTTGCGCGCCAGGGGCAATTGGCGTTGTTCGAGCGCGATGGCAGCCAGCTCACCCTGGAGTCCAACGACGATGCGAAGGTGTTGCTGCTCAGTGGCGAACCCATTGACGAACCTATCGTCGGGCATGGGCCGTTTGTGATGAATACCGAGCAGGAGATTCATCAGGCGTTTGCTGATTTCCAGTCCGGTAAATTCGGCCAGATGCAAAGCTAA
- a CDS encoding multidrug effflux MFS transporter, whose protein sequence is MTNAPVPSRSLLFLLVALTALGEVSTQLIIPGLGAIEQALVAPVGSALMALSAFVGAFGLGQLLFGPLSDRIGRRPVLIGGLVLYVLATLSMLLVHDIHQFIAARVLQGLGACAALVLARTVVRDVWRAEAGPALALTMIGMLYAIVVAPMIGGLLIKLFGWRAPILLALAIGSVVLLLALLFFRESNHFLDPKAGHWRTLGGQYLDLLKGRQYRAFAVALACTYGAMFAVIAGSSAVFINLLGFSSLEYGINFGVIVSMLIVGSTYTRRNIMRLGPQRIVAMGVTMVAVGGISAVVIYELFGLSVLGLDIPIALVILGGGLVLPGSVTGGVMPNAHRAGLAAGLMGFAPMFGATCSGVLLSQLRDGSAAPMIIIQACFAVTAFIAFHLLRQRQVNGLSYT, encoded by the coding sequence ATGACAAACGCCCCGGTCCCCTCGCGAAGCCTGCTGTTTTTACTGGTGGCCCTGACGGCACTGGGTGAGGTTTCGACCCAGTTGATCATCCCCGGCCTCGGCGCCATCGAGCAGGCATTGGTAGCGCCAGTCGGTTCTGCGTTGATGGCGCTGTCGGCATTTGTCGGTGCCTTTGGCCTCGGGCAATTGCTGTTCGGTCCGCTGTCGGACCGCATCGGCCGTCGCCCGGTGCTGATCGGCGGCCTGGTGTTGTATGTGTTGGCGACCTTGTCGATGCTGCTGGTCCATGACATCCACCAATTTATCGCCGCCCGTGTGCTGCAGGGGTTGGGTGCCTGTGCCGCGTTGGTGCTCGCGCGCACGGTGGTGCGGGATGTGTGGAGGGCCGAGGCGGGGCCCGCGCTGGCACTGACCATGATCGGCATGCTCTACGCCATCGTGGTGGCGCCGATGATCGGTGGCCTGCTGATCAAACTGTTCGGCTGGCGCGCACCGATCCTGCTGGCGCTGGCGATTGGCAGCGTGGTGTTGCTGTTGGCCTTGCTGTTCTTTCGCGAGAGCAACCACTTCCTCGATCCCAAGGCCGGTCACTGGCGCACCCTCGGCGGGCAATACCTGGATCTGCTCAAGGGCCGCCAATACCGTGCGTTCGCGGTGGCCCTGGCGTGCACCTATGGTGCGATGTTTGCGGTGATTGCCGGATCCTCGGCAGTCTTTATCAACCTGCTGGGCTTCAGCAGCCTTGAGTACGGCATCAATTTTGGTGTGATCGTGTCGATGCTCATCGTCGGTTCCACTTACACCCGACGCAACATCATGCGCCTCGGCCCGCAGCGGATTGTGGCGATGGGCGTGACAATGGTGGCCGTGGGCGGAATTTCGGCGGTGGTCATTTATGAGCTGTTTGGCCTGTCGGTACTCGGCCTGGATATTCCGATTGCCCTCGTCATCCTCGGCGGCGGTCTGGTCTTGCCGGGCTCGGTCACTGGCGGGGTTATGCCCAATGCGCACCGCGCAGGTCTGGCGGCGGGGCTGATGGGGTTTGCGCCGATGTTCGGCGCGACGTGCAGCGGTGTCTTGTTGAGCCAACTGCGCGATGGCAGTGCCGCGCCAATGATCATCATCCAGGCTTGTTTTGCGGTGACGGCCTTTATCGCCTTTCACCTGCTGCGTCAGCGGCAGGTCAATGGACTGTCCTATACGTAG
- a CDS encoding efflux RND transporter periplasmic adaptor subunit — protein MHPLPLRLLTPLALLIALNGCDSKADTAAEVPQPRPILAAKVEAAGTQQSAYTGVVAARTESDLGFRVSGKVIERKVDPGQHVSRGDTLLVLDIGDFELALRSAKNRVNAAQAQLRQRRDDENRYQRLASTGAVSRQIFDQSATNLRVAEAELASAQSDASQIENRRTYSVLKADGDGIITDVRVDRGQVVAEGRIVARLAHDGAREAIVNLPENQRDRASQKALAFPFGAPDQAVTATLRELSASADPTTRTYRARYVLHGAVERFALGSTITVRLQGDGQAQQTRVPIGALQDSGQGTGVWLIGADDKVSFAPVKVASLGQEDALLDSGVAPGQIIVALGAHLLHNGDAVRLLPAQVLALNRKQDN, from the coding sequence ATGCACCCTCTTCCCCTGCGCCTTCTCACGCCACTGGCCCTGTTGATCGCCCTCAATGGTTGCGACAGCAAGGCCGACACCGCCGCCGAAGTGCCCCAACCGCGCCCGATCCTCGCGGCCAAGGTCGAAGCCGCCGGCACCCAACAGAGCGCCTATACCGGCGTGGTCGCGGCACGTACCGAAAGCGACCTGGGCTTCCGGGTCAGCGGCAAGGTCATCGAACGCAAGGTCGATCCTGGCCAGCACGTGTCCCGTGGCGACACCCTGCTGGTGCTGGACATCGGCGACTTCGAACTGGCCCTGCGCTCGGCGAAAAACCGCGTCAACGCCGCCCAGGCACAACTGCGCCAGCGCCGTGACGACGAAAACCGCTACCAGCGCCTGGCCAGCACCGGCGCCGTGTCGCGGCAGATCTTCGACCAGTCGGCGACCAACCTGCGCGTCGCAGAAGCCGAGCTGGCCTCCGCACAATCCGACGCCAGCCAGATCGAAAACCGCCGGACCTACTCTGTGCTCAAGGCCGATGGCGACGGCATCATCACCGACGTGCGCGTGGATCGCGGCCAGGTGGTCGCCGAAGGGCGGATCGTCGCGCGCCTGGCTCATGACGGTGCGCGCGAAGCCATCGTCAACCTACCGGAAAACCAGCGCGACCGGGCCTCACAGAAAGCCCTGGCCTTCCCCTTCGGCGCGCCTGACCAGGCCGTGACCGCCACCCTGCGCGAGCTCTCTGCCAGCGCCGACCCCACCACCCGCACCTACCGCGCACGCTACGTTTTGCATGGCGCAGTCGAGCGTTTCGCCCTCGGCTCGACCATCACCGTGCGCCTGCAAGGCGACGGCCAGGCGCAACAAACCCGAGTGCCCATCGGCGCCCTGCAGGACTCGGGACAAGGCACCGGCGTCTGGCTGATCGGCGCGGACGACAAGGTCAGTTTCGCCCCGGTAAAAGTCGCCAGCCTCGGCCAGGAAGACGCCCTGCTTGACAGCGGCGTTGCCCCCGGCCAGATCATCGTGGCCCTCGGCGCGCACCTGTTGCACAACGGTGACGCGGTACGTCTGCTGCCCGCCCAAGTGCTGGCCCTCAACCGCAAACAGGACAACTGA